The proteins below come from a single Eucalyptus grandis isolate ANBG69807.140 chromosome 3, ASM1654582v1, whole genome shotgun sequence genomic window:
- the LOC120291706 gene encoding strigolactone esterase D14-like, with protein MTLERVWVTYAMVDGGKGKKKMPFGLKVVRYLNTDGYEGGFGTAQIDQILLSIESDYNEWAPNFASLVVHPHDALSVKMFTKCLRRMRLEAALSLARAVFLSDNREVLGRVTTPCTIIQITNDVIVPSSVTHHMHDKIQGKPTVEMIEANGHFSQLTTHLAASRCVG; from the exons ATGACGCTGGAAAGGGTGTGGGTGACCTATGCCATGGTCGATGGagggaaggggaagaagaaaatgcccTTTGGTCTAAAAGTGGTTAG GTACTTAAACACGGACGGCTACGAGGGCGGATTTGGGACCGCTCAGATTGATCAGATCTTATTGAGCATAGAGTCCGACTACAATGAATGGGCACCCAACTTTGCTTCTCTGGTGGTGCATCCGCATGATGCCCTCTCGGTCAAGATGTTCACCAAGTGCTTGAGAAGGATGAGGCTTGAAGCCGCGCTTTCCTTAGCCAGGGCGGTTTTCCTGTCTGACAATAGAGAGGTCCTCGGGAGAGTGACGACCCCATGTACTATAATTCAGATCACGAACGACGTCATTGTGCCGAGCTCGGTTACCCATCACATGCACGACAAAATCCAGGGGAAACCGACAGTCGAGATGATCGAAGCCAATGGCCATTTCTCTCAGCTCACGACACATTTGGCAGCTTCTCGATGTGTTGGGTGA